The Streptomyces sp. ALI-76-A nucleotide sequence GCTCGCCCAGGGCAACACGCCCATGCAGGCCAGGCTGGAGCGGGACATCCTGGTGGCCGAGCGCTCGGGGCTGCTCGCCGCGCTGAACGCGGTCGACGGATCGCTCTGCTTCGGCCGGATCGACCTCACCTCCGGCGTCAGCCACCACATCGGCCGGATCGGCCTGCGCACCGAGGACGCCGAACGCACCCCGATCCTGATCGACTGGCGGGCCGACGTCGCCCGCCCCTTCTACCTGGCCACCGGCCACACCCCGATGGGCCTGCGCCGGCGCCGGCACCTCACCACGGAAGGCCGCCGGGTCACCGCCCTGCACGACGAGCTCCTGGACCTCGGCGACGCCACCCGCACCGGCCATGAGGACCCGAGCGGCGACGCCGTGCTGCTCGCCGCGCTCACCTCCGCGCGCACCGGCCGGATGAGCGACATCGTGCAGACCATCCAGGCCGAGCAGGACGAGATCATCCGCGCCCCCCACCGTGGGGTGCTGGTGGTCGAGGGCGGCCCCGGCACCGGCAAGACGGCGGTCGCCCTGCACCGGGCCGCGTATCTCCTGTACGAGCACCGGGAGCTGCTGGCCAAGCGGGCCGTCCTGATCGTCGGCCCCAACCCCGCCTTCCTCGGCTACATCGGCGAGGTGCTGCCCTCGCTGGGCGAGACCGGCGTCCTGCTGGCGACGGTCGGCGAACTGTTCCCCGGGGTGCGGGCGACGGCGGCCGACACCCCCGAGGCGGCCGCCGTGAAGGGCCGCGCCGACATGGCCGACGTCCTCGCCGCCGTCGTACGCGACCGGCAGGCGCTGCCCGACCCGGTGATCACGATCGAGCACGACCGCGAGGTCCTGATGCTGGACGACGACCTGGTGAACATGGCCCGCGAGCGCACCCGGGCCGCCGGACTCCAGCACAACGCGGCCCGCGAGCACTTCGAGGGCCACATCCTCAACACCCTCACGGACATGGTCGCCGAACGCATCGGCACGGACCCCTACGACGGCTCCAACCTCCTGGACCCGAGCGACATCACCCAGATCCGCGACGAGCTGGCGGAGAACCCGGAGGTCTGGTCCGCCGTCGACCGGTTGTGGCCGCGGATCACCCCGCGCCGCCTGGTCGCCGACTTCCTCGCCGCACCCGAGGGATACCTGAGCGACGAGGACGCCGCCGCCGTCCGCCGCCCGGTGACGCGGGCGTGGACCGTGGCGGACGTACCGCTGCTCGACGAGGCGGCCGAACTGCTCGGCGAGGACGACCGGGTGGCGCGGGCGCGGGCGGAGCGCGAGCGGGAGAACCAGGTCGCCTACGCGCAGGGCGTGCTGGACGTGTCCTACGCCTCGCGGACCTACGAGTTCGAGGACAAGGACGAGGAGGACTCCGAGATCCTGTCCGCGCACGACATCATCGACGCCGAGCGGTTCGCCGAACGCCACGAGGAGGACGACCACCGCAGCGCCGCCGAGCGCGCGGCGGCCGACCGCACCTGGGCGTTCGGGCACATCATCGTCGACGAGGCGCAGGAACTGTCCCCGATGGCCTGGCGATTGCTCATGCGGCGCAGCCCCACCCGCTCGATGACCCTGGTCGGCGACCCGGCGCAGACCGCGGAGGCGGCGGGCGTCGGCTCCTGGTCGAA carries:
- a CDS encoding UvrD-helicase domain-containing protein, with protein sequence MRAGVELSNADFPDRELTREQEFIDDLYARVDALRGDTEVSVTDALAQGNTPMQARLERDILVAERSGLLAALNAVDGSLCFGRIDLTSGVSHHIGRIGLRTEDAERTPILIDWRADVARPFYLATGHTPMGLRRRRHLTTEGRRVTALHDELLDLGDATRTGHEDPSGDAVLLAALTSARTGRMSDIVQTIQAEQDEIIRAPHRGVLVVEGGPGTGKTAVALHRAAYLLYEHRELLAKRAVLIVGPNPAFLGYIGEVLPSLGETGVLLATVGELFPGVRATAADTPEAAAVKGRADMADVLAAVVRDRQALPDPVITIEHDREVLMLDDDLVNMARERTRAAGLQHNAAREHFEGHILNTLTDMVAERIGTDPYDGSNLLDPSDITQIRDELAENPEVWSAVDRLWPRITPRRLVADFLAAPEGYLSDEDAAAVRRPVTRAWTVADVPLLDEAAELLGEDDRVARARAERERENQVAYAQGVLDVSYASRTYEFEDKDEEDSEILSAHDIIDAERFAERHEEDDHRSAAERAAADRTWAFGHIIVDEAQELSPMAWRLLMRRSPTRSMTLVGDPAQTAEAAGVGSWSKILHPYVEDRWEHTRLGVNYRTPSEIMDVAAAVVRAEHPGFEPPSSVRSTGVRPWARATDDLPGAVAKAVEELTPAEGRLAVIAPRALHRRLAARLDGVTAGGEPDLTRTVVLLDPRQAKGLEFDSVLVVEPGQYGTSDLYVALTRATQRLGVVHTGALPASLAGAFGSVRAS